CATATGCTACTAGTTTTTTGCATTgtaaaacataagaaaaaagaTTGCCGCGTAAATTTATTTGCgtcatattttttttccttctccttttcctTGATACTTATTTTGTTAGAAGATCaccaaaaattatttaacttttttacttactcttttgtttttaatatgttgttcataaaaaaatgtgacttagttaatttaattttcaatgtGTACAAAATGATTTAATAACAAATCTAACATAATTTGCTGAAAGGAGAAACAAGTTATCAAAAATTTTGTATTGAACTTAAATCGTGGTAGCCTCTAacgatttatttaatttaagcaATTGCAgccaattataatttttctttctacTAATGTATAAATCCATCTTATTTTatagtttctttcattttattttattttatagtgtagagagatatttatttaatttttaccgttgagtatgacaaaaaaaatttaaaattgagaccgattttttaattttatttttttacaaaattaaaaaatttattatattaaaaccaaactttttaattattaaataaaaataattaaaactttaTAATTATTTGCAAACAATATCTATATTCtggtaaaaaaaaagtaaaaaggacaatctatttaaaaatattatattttaaattcatattaaatttctttttttttattgtgtttggatAGTATTTGAATAATCTGAACAACTTTTTTGGACAAGACACATTTTGATACGCGTATTAGAAGAGTATCTATATATATTGTGTTTGAAATGTGTTTGGTTGACACagtaatttaaaaaagtatCCGAGTTTTATAGCAAATGACGAATGTACCAATTTATTGAAtgtttctaaaaaatttataaaacaatataaatttattaaaagttaatatatatgataaaaaataattaaaaattaatttagatataCTCTAgtaatttcttttaaattataaattaaatcaatCAATATCATAATGCATATGGGAAACGACCCAGTTTGGTAACTAGTAACTATATGCCCACACCCTGCACTAAGCCACTAACTCACCAGTCGTACATATTGAATATGAATGTcgcaaattattaaattaaccTTTCCCACGCTTGAATCTCGCCTCAACTAAGATGGTTCTTTGGTAAAATACGAACAATCCAAGGGCTATTAACCAAACTGCACTTTCCCGCCCAATCCACCcatcagaataaaaaaaaaataaaaaaataaaaatcgaaGCGCTGCTTTTAAGTATCAGCATCACTCACACAACGTTACAGTGCAGACCTTCCCTCTTCTCAAACTTGTTGCGTTTTCTTCAACGGCGCTCAAACCCTTCATCTCATTACGCTGTATGCTATCGAACCCTTGCCACTGCTGCTTCTCCTTTTCggttatcttttttaatttttattatagtttttttattattattatttagtttttggTGTTTTTGCTCTAAGTTTTTGTCTCCAGCTCTTTAGGGTTCGGAGATGGCGCCCAAGGATGAAGTGATGGAAGAAGATCCTGTTGAGTCTCCCACTTCCGTCCTTGAAGACGAGGTATCTTTCCATTTCTTTGCTTCCCtcctctttattttattttattttattttatattaatgcataaatttgtattttgaattttaccTCTTTGATGTTCGCTATTCGCTATTTGTTGTAATGCGCCGTTTGATTTGTAAGGAACCGCATCCCTATTTGTGTTATCGTTGTTAGCCTTTGGAGGTTCAGTGTCGTCGTAGCAGTAGATATTATTCTAAGTCTTGTGTTATTTTTGCGCTGTTGCtggctttatttatttattgggtGCAAAGTGCTTAtgatgtgtgtttttctttgtgTTCATGGCCTTGTTAACGGAAAGGATGCTTGTGCTGTGAAAGTTGAAGTTGAGTCTGATGAAGTGCAGTGCCAGGAGGCACCTGAGCTTACTGATACTCAGTTTAACAAATTGGATGAGCTTTTAACTCAAACAAAGCTCTATTCCGAGTTTCTGCTGGAGAAAATGGACGACATCACACTTGTATTGTTTTATATTGTGTCCATTTTTATGCTGACTTTTTCTTTCTGCCAATACATTGATTTTGTACCCGAGCTCTTATTGTTTGAATTTGTATTACTAGAATGGGGGCGAGCAAGAGAATGAGCCCGAAGAGAAGAAAGTGCGTGGCCGGGCTTCTAAAAGGAAAGCAGCTTCACAGTGCAATACTGTGAGTGGAATGTGCTCTGTTAAACTTCTAGTGTGTTTACAATATATAACCTGGCTGATCTCTATCTATCTGATTACATCTAAATAGGAAGCTAGAAAATAGTGATATTCCAATACAATTTGgttaataactaataagtaaTGATATTTTAAGGCAGAGTTGTAAGCATGCATATGTTTGAGGTTTTCATAATCAGTACTATGTGATCATGTTTGGAATTAATGTAGACGAGGGCCAAAAGGGCAGTTGCTGCTATGCTTGCAAGATCAAAAGAAAGTGTTAAGATAGAAGATATTAACATGactgaggaggaaagaactgaGAAAGAACAGAAGGAGCTTATGCCTTTACTCACGGGCGGAAAATTGAAGTCTTATCAGCTTAAAGGTGTAAAGTGGTTGATTTCACTCTGGCAAAATGGATTGAATGGGATTCTTGCTGATCAAATGGGTCTTGGGAAGACCATTCAAACAATTGGGTTTCTTTCACATCTAATAGGGAAAGGTCTCCATGGGCCATACATGATAATTGCTCCTCTAAGCACCCTCTCAAATTGGAAAAATGAGTTTTCTAGGTAGGTCATTAGGTGTTTTGTTGacattttgtttatttagttttacTGTGTAATGCTGCGCTTTTCTGATCTTGTTTGTATGCATGTAAATAGGTTTGCACCATCAGTTCCTGCAATTATCTACCATGGCAACAGGCAAGAGAGAGATGTAATCCGACGGAAACATATGCCTGTAACCATTGGCCCCAAATTCCCCATATTAATAACTTCATATGAGGTTGCTTTAAATGATGCTAAAAAACATTTAAGGGTTTACCCTTGGAAGTATCTTGTAGTTGATGAGGTACATAAATTCAGTTATTTGATGTGTAGTTTTCTATTAGCTGCATGTATACTTAGATAGTTTTGATGTTTATATATATGCCTCCAGTGATGTTACTAAATCTTTTCTCCCCTTTGAAGGGACACAGACTCAAAAATTCAAAGTGTAAATTAGTGAAGGAGTTGAAATGGATTAATGCACAGAACAAGCTACTTTTATCAGGGACTCCTCTTCAGAATGACTTGGCAGAGCTATGGTCCTTGTTGAACTTCATTTTACCGGATATTTTTGCTTCGCTTGAAGAATTTAAGTCATGGTTAGTGTCTTTTGCTTACTGGCTATCATGAgttaattcttcttttctttactcttCTGATGACAAGTCTGCTTTGAATTGTTTTCTACATGATCAGTGgttgtttatttgtttaaaaGCAAAGGGAAATGGTGTCTTATTTTCACTTTTGTACAATTAAAACGTTTTTTTGCAGGTTTAATCTATCAGGAAAGTGCAACAATGGAGCAACCAaggaagaattagaagaaaCAAGAAGAGGCCAAGTATTCTTTCTATGATTTCTTTATATACCTGATTACTTTTCTATTGAAAATATGAACAGGATAGCTAATTGGCATCATCACATGCAGGTGGTGACTAAGCTTCATGCCATACTTCGACCCTTTCTCCTGCGTAGAATGAAGTCTGATGTTGAGATTTCATTGCCAAGAAAGAAGGAGATCATTATCTATGCAAATATGACTGAGCATCAGAAGAAATTGCAGGATCATTTAGTCAACAAGACGTTGGAGAACTATTTTGCGGACATGAAGTCAATGGGTAAGATTGTCGGAATTTTTCCTTTGAGAAACAGAAGGGTTCTGCATTTCATATGCCTGAGCCTTATAAAAGTCTTGTGTTGCATCTGCAATCACACAGGACTAAAGTGAAATATACTAATACAATTTGGTATTGTATTGCTTTACATCAGGGCGTGGAATAAAGACGCTTAATAATTTGGTTATTCAACTTAGGAAAGTCTGTAACCATCCTGACCTCTTAGAGTCTGCCTTTGATGGTTCATGTAAGTACCATGCTATTAGAGGTTCTATTGGTTTGGTTCTTTATGGTTCTCAACTAAGCTGTGTTTTGCTGTCCTAGGGCTTTATCCTCCTGTGAATGAGATAGTTGAACAATGTGGAAAATTTCGTTTGCTTGAACGGCTGTTGGAAAGGTTATTTGCAAGGAAACACAAAGTATGTTCACCAATTATGTGATTGTTTCTCaatacattattttattttctccaaGTTGTTATGGTTATTTGTGTTTGCCAATTGCTTTCAGGTTTTGATATTCAGTCAGTGGACCAAAGTGTTGGACATACTGGATTACTATTTGAGTGAGAAGGGCTTTGAAGTTTGTAGGATTGATGGTAGTGTGAAATTGGATGAAAGGAAACGACAGGTCTGTGCCAGTTCATGGATAGTATTAGCATGAGCCGTTAGTCTGAATTTATTTGTTGTTCTTGTTATAAGTTTTATATAATGCTTTAGATTTTTAATCCAAATTGtacaatttattaatattaatttataacaTGGTTGTCTGTTTTACCTAAATAAAGGATTTGTCTTTTTACCTTTTACATCCACTGCAATAACATTTGTATTGAAATTGCCAACTGTTCCCTTTTTTGAGCATTTAACTTAATTACCAATTTGAAATTGAAGAGAGTCAATTGAAGCATTGTTCATTTTTAACTCTCGTGAACAGATCCATGAATTCAATGATGAAAATAGCAATTGCAgagtttttcttctttctacTAGGGCTGGTGGACTAGGAATTAACCTTACTGCAGCTGACACATGCATTCTTTATGACAGTGATTGGGTGGGTACTTTTAGCTTTTTTCTCTGCTGCCAATTTTGTCTATTTGCTTTATATTGTTTGATTTCTTTGGAATATAATCTGCTCATTGTATATTGTACTCCAGAATCCTCAGGTAGACTTGCAGGCCATGGATAGGTGTCACAGAATTGGTCAAACAAAACCAGTTCATGTTTACAGGCTCTCGACTGCTCAATCTGTAGAGGTATTTTGCACAATCTTTTGGCTGTTCAATGTTTTCTGTAGGCTGTGGATAAtagctttttatattgaaatggatatggtgatatCTTTCCAGGGTCGCATGCTGAAAAGAGCTTTTAGCAAGTTGAAACTTGAACATGTGGTGATTGCAAAAGGACATTTTCATCAAGATCGCACAATGCTCAAAGTGGATGAAATGGAGGTTCGTACATCAGCAGTTACTTTCTGTTTCTTctatactactactactactactactgctgctgctgctgctgctgctactGCTACTGCTACTACTAGACGGTTATTTTTCTTGTGGTTAATATCGTTTAACTGTAAAATTGACTACAACTATGCATTGATTGGGAAATACACAGGCATACAAATTTTCAGTTGTTTGCTTTTGCATATAGTATGGTTGTCTTTtctatgttttaattttgtgtGTACTGATTTAAGGAACAAGATATTATGGCATTGCTTCGGGACGAGGATGCAGCTGAAGATAAATTGATACAAACAGATATTAGTGATGAGGATTTGGATAAGCTGTTGGATCGCAGTGATCTTATTGCTCAAGATCCAAATGATGACGACAAGGAACTCAAAGTTCCATGCGATGCATTTCCTCTTAAAGGACCTGGGTGGGAGGTTGTAATTCCGACGGCAACTGGGGGCATGCTTTCTACTCTTAACAGTTAACTATATATCGTTGCTTTAGAAGGACAATCTAggcctattatatatatagttaaaacTTATGATGAAATGGCTTTTTGGGATGGTCTCGTACGATTATGATATCTCATGCATAGCGGTAATGCCTTGGCGGGGGCATTCAGTTTTGTAAATGCTGCTAACGGAACTATGTTTTGAAATGGTGATTCTTGAGGGCTGATTATTGCTCAGATAGCGACTTTAATGAGTTTTATCTCATGTTTGACTCTTCAtgtattttgtaattttgttcGATGTTGTAAAAACCTGACCAACTCGGGTGGCCAGACCAAAATACCGGTGGTCCAGCCTCAACACTGGTTCGGGTTCGTCATAGGACCGGGCATAGCAAAGAATTGGTGAGAATCACTTTGACccgttattattttttttttttttgtaaaaactgGTGAACTGACTAATTGGTTCCTTTGTTTTTTTCCCAAAACCCATCAACTGCAGTGTCGTTATACCTTAAGAAAAaacataattgaattgaatgacaTCCCTCATCTCCAACCTCCCAGAAGAAATTACCAGTCTAGAATTTCAACAActtattgatatttaatttttagcgTAATACATGCATAATAGATTAGGAATCAATATTATATAGATGTTCTAAACTGAATTGTGTTACATCTTTGTTTCGTTTATAattctatataaatcgaattagaTTGTTATTAACTTTCAAACAtaaatgttaataaaaaaaatactttttgtttgaatttaaataaaatattaaaaaaatcaaaacaaataaaaatagaaatttaaattttgtgttttagttcAAATTCTAGAAAATTTATGTTTTCACAAACTTATGAATTCAAAACggaataataaattattcttaaaaattcattaaaaattatcatttgATTTATTAGCATCTAAAAATCCTTATTGATATTTTGAAgttgaaaaaattattataaagtatgagtttaattttgatacaccaacagtgtaaaatattttacacaatcGTGCAATTACAACCGTTCTTTTGGATGACTATTCACACGGTTAATGtaaaaagtagttatttttgCTAATGTAGTATTATATGATTGGATGCatatataaaacaattttaCCCAAGGTAGCATGGGAGTtaaaacttgatttttttttttaatttggatactctaaattttgaattttcattttagagggtaaagtgtgattttttacccttaaataatttttctctcatattttttcttaatcccacctatgaaataaataata
The Arachis duranensis cultivar V14167 chromosome 5, aradu.V14167.gnm2.J7QH, whole genome shotgun sequence genome window above contains:
- the LOC107487858 gene encoding ATP-dependent DNA helicase DDM1 yields the protein MAPKDEVMEEDPVESPTSVLEDEDACAVKVEVESDEVQCQEAPELTDTQFNKLDELLTQTKLYSEFLLEKMDDITLNGGEQENEPEEKKVRGRASKRKAASQCNTTRAKRAVAAMLARSKESVKIEDINMTEEERTEKEQKELMPLLTGGKLKSYQLKGVKWLISLWQNGLNGILADQMGLGKTIQTIGFLSHLIGKGLHGPYMIIAPLSTLSNWKNEFSRFAPSVPAIIYHGNRQERDVIRRKHMPVTIGPKFPILITSYEVALNDAKKHLRVYPWKYLVVDEGHRLKNSKCKLVKELKWINAQNKLLLSGTPLQNDLAELWSLLNFILPDIFASLEEFKSWFNLSGKCNNGATKEELEETRRGQVVTKLHAILRPFLLRRMKSDVEISLPRKKEIIIYANMTEHQKKLQDHLVNKTLENYFADMKSMGRGIKTLNNLVIQLRKVCNHPDLLESAFDGSWLYPPVNEIVEQCGKFRLLERLLERLFARKHKVLIFSQWTKVLDILDYYLSEKGFEVCRIDGSVKLDERKRQIHEFNDENSNCRVFLLSTRAGGLGINLTAADTCILYDSDWNPQVDLQAMDRCHRIGQTKPVHVYRLSTAQSVEGRMLKRAFSKLKLEHVVIAKGHFHQDRTMLKVDEMEEQDIMALLRDEDAAEDKLIQTDISDEDLDKLLDRSDLIAQDPNDDDKELKVPCDAFPLKGPGWEVVIPTATGGMLSTLNS